Genomic window (Nicotiana sylvestris chromosome 7, ASM39365v2, whole genome shotgun sequence):
aatcttcatttgaagattcgagtcgaacccggacctataccaaacctcaccatcttcataccagacactcccctgaccccttcgtgaccaaaccaggcttggtttggtccgaatctacccacaacttctaaaaaaccagatctgaaaatccagaccttagaacacatgaacctggggaatccggctagccttaacgggggtttgaggtctaatagaccttaatcaaggtgttctcatgtgagaacaccctgattaaagtttgttcggcctcaaagggtcagagttgagtcagatttggatcAATTTTTTTTGGACATttctcggtaagtttttcttttcctttttgttttattcaactgctaattaagttgtcagcatgtttcgttgtgtttgtttgttatttttgttattttttattcggatttcttccatctctgtcaaagaccttttatttggtcgattgttttctgtgtgtgATTTGAACGTATCCTATGATAaacatgtccgattaggatagtcgtcgcataattaacttatataggttcccagtgattgacgaaagttgtccgaagcccttcaGGTCCCTGTATGTATtggtttatatgaacgactgattgttacctgttataattagtatagtcgacttgataaatgtcgtcgattaacttcctacgactgaatgttcaaatattctaattcgtaCAACTTCACGTAAGTGAATGAACCTGTTGATTGTTAATTGGATGCTTGACATTAGCTGTGACTACTAGcttgtaactgcattgtaaacaaattaaaagaatcaggctagggcagtcttgaattgaactttcagaagttcaaaatgccctgatgctgcaaggggtttagggcagtaataatcaaggttaacaagggtagtctggggttcgagaaaaacaggaaaaagcttagtttaagtgagctgacaagtagggtactaatttaggattaaactaatgcaaatggggaacaagacacaagagtatgggggtttaaaatgaatacttaaatgaacccataactcttgattaaagaataaggccaagcgtggggaacaaatggctggcatcaaaaaagatgcttaggcgtgggatttaataggtatgggcagtctgcaaattggcaggatccaggcagcttgactgcactggttgtttggcttataaataggccatttcagaacttaaaaggggctgaaaattttagtcttgaagggagatcttgtgagttgaagaaaactggaaaaaaaaacagaaagaaatttccagaaatactgtaactgaacactgtCCAAAAAACTGCAAaaagaaaccaagttggttatcctaactgggattgttatttgttccattaagagaagtctatgttcttctgctgtgattgttactaccgAGCTTTCTGTGTACTGTGGCTTGAGTTTTGATTGTCGAAACTGTGCTGGTTATTTGCTGAGCCTTGGTGGTTATTGAACTTTTGTGGCTATAGCCCAAAATACTCTGTTTCCTTTCTCGACTGGTTTTGTTGCCTATCCTATTTTTCTGGGAGTATTagtttgttgctcgaccaacgtgtgaactgcatctttgtggctgtttggttgttgctgtgttgtgctatttatctgctgctgctgtgcctGTTgtgtaccactcagctgatcatctttctttttcttttgctcctctataccaggtacacaaatatacTATCACTGTAACTTGAAAggtttgagcataaatgtaaaagagaagatctgcagatgcgTATATATACATAGACTATTGTGTTAGGCCTCttataatgtataatagtttacattcttgttttggatgctggagatagtcttcatgcctaataaatgtcaatgtatggtagttgaatgttagactgtgtatataggttggtgataagagtatgcccaaggcagtaggttgtatctcagatttagttcaatggtgtagtataagtctgtaatgtatgccaagcatgaaaatcgtacactactagttaagttctttcctttatgataaattgccatatataactgttaaaccatgttttaagacaaagaacacagggcttgcaatctcaacctcacgaaggtcgagcccaggtcaaaacagaccaagcaggcctgcatcggacaaacaatggcccaggtctggcccatcacgcatgggctggatttgggcctttaatttttgctcggctgactgtgtacgtggccgtgcttctgattttgcgcaagcactcggaattctgttatagataacttgcaagtatgtaattaattagggctatctactgttttcaattagtagagacaaacgcgacaagaaatgtagttgctataggatatccttttaaaataaagacgagatgagcctcgacaaaaataaagaaaaacgcacaaattgcggggccctcgttaaatgtatatattgaagcattcagtccctaaggtgggtcgtttagcaaatctcacgacctcccggaataataacgcgatagccttttcaagcgcgtatttaataattttaccttcttaaattcgggtgcgcatttatgtgacccaaatccaaatctcgacggattcgaaatgtgtttctaatcacgggtacattgattgtgacggggttcgagatgcatgtccatgacgtcgcaaattccttttaaaaatagaacgagacgagcctcgacaaacaaaatgtacaaagctgcggggccctctaaatgtatgtatatattaaagtgtttagaatttgggatgtgccgtttaacggatttttacgaccttccccaaaataacaagacgctagttgctttaggcgcgcctttaacaatttattttcctaattcgggtgcacatttatgtgacccaaatccaaatctcaaccgagtcgagatatatcgataaccacgggtgcattgatgtaacgtggttcgagatatgttttcacgacgttgcaattcttgtaaaataataataacgacaaaagtggttagaagttaaaatttgcacataagttcatgtttgtataaaatcagataatcaagccgaatataacagttgagcgaccgtgctagaaccacggaactcgggaatgcctaacaccttctcccgggttaacagaattccttatccggatttctggtacgcagactgtaatatagagtcattcttttcctcgattcgggattaaaattggtgacttgggacaccctaaatctcccaagtggcgactctgaaataattaaaccaatcccgtttcgattgtcctttaattggaaaaaactctcttgcgCCCtatcgggtatgtaaaaaggaggtgtgacaattatataagttttttaattatgaaataaatatttattttgttttaaaaacattgctcgaaaattttaaattatttaaaatttaataatatttttaagtattgcatatttattttattttattttctaaacttatgatttataaatgtccttacattatctctaatttatttttattgttcaatttttttagttttttattttaactattagacttgagttatgtggacttatattATGCCTTTTCTTAgtataatataaaaaactttctcatctgaaatttaaataagtttgaccctttttcctatgataaaaagatctgaatttttattttttctctatttattcgttatttttgattttatattattcaataccttatattattacattgtcatatGAATATTTGATAGCATGTTTGAATTTAGTATTTGTTTTTGccacactcattctaatataatatagataaaaatttaaaaactttctcatctccaattcaaataattttagtcattctatttttttaattggaccataatttaaaaaaattatgttatgctttcaaatttaaactaactgaacttaattcaaatataatcatagaaaaatatttttcttaattgttcgaacacattatatctaaatgttgtagtaatatttacgtataaaatattcgtttgcacgatttatcaatattaatatgaatttattattcttgttattaaaatatcttttgttgattatttaatttttctcttaccttataaataatttgtatactttatgtaagatcttattttgctgcttgaaattatttaatttttaaactcaataaatccttaatatcttaagtaaattttagttttattctatattttaacttactccaaagtataaatagttataggttatctcaatttacgtctttatatatttttatttttttattatagtttttaattaatttttcacctgcatatttctagctaatatagaaaaaaaatctatgagtagatcaatatataaatataaatataaatatagatatagatatagatacaaatatacgtataaatttaattatagattagatttgtctaagatctatttagattatgtataagattcattaaactacttccattaattatgtttttatatataatttctaattattaatgttgtcctaaaattgccaagtggcttccatttagcttgccacttggcttaaccacaatgcatactactctccttttaatataatatagataaattatttaaaatttaataatatttttaagtattgcatatttattttattttattttctaaacttatgatttataattgtccttacattatctctaatttatttttattgttcaattttgttagttttttattttaactattagacttgagttatgtggacttattATGCCTTTTCTTAgtataatataaaaaactttctcatctgaaatttaaataagtttgacactttttcctatgataaaaaaatctgaatttttattttttctctatttattcgttatttttgattttatattattcaataccttATATTATTATATTGTCATATGAATATTTGATAGCATGTTTGAATTTAGTATTTATTTTTGccacactcattctaatataatatagataaaaatttaaaaactttctcatctccaattcaaataagttttatcattctattttttttaattagaccatattttaaaaaaattatgttatgctttcaaatttaaactaactgaacttaattcaaatataatcatagaaaaatatttttcttaattgttcgaacacattatatctaaatattgtagtaatatttacgtataaaatattcgtttgcacgatttatcagtattaatatgaatttattattcttgttattaaaatatcttttgttgattatttaatttttctcttaccttatgaataatttgtatactttatgtaagatcttattttgctgcttgaaattatttaatttttaaactcaataaatccttaatatcttaagtaaattttagttttattctatattttaacttactccaaattataaatagttataggttatctcaatttacgtctttatatatttttatttttttattatagtttttaattaatttttcacctccatatttttagctaatatagaaaaaaaatttatgagtagatcaatatataaatataaatatagatatagatatagatacaaatatacatataaatttaattatagattagatttgtctaagatctatttagattatgtataagattcattaaactacttccattaattatgtttttatatataatttctaattattaatgttgtcctaaaattgccaagtggcttccatttagcttgccacttggcttaaccacaatgcatactactctccttttaatataacgaggacttatccatattataaattttcttatcataatataaaaaactttctcatctcaaatttaaacaAGTTTTACTCTTCTTCTCTATGATataaaatctgaatttttattttttctctatttattatttatttttgatattatattattcaatacctaatattattacattgtcatgtgaatttttattagcttgtttgaatttaatatctatttctaccacattcattctaatataatatagataaaaattaaaaaactttctcaaattcaaataagttttattgttctattttctatatttgactacattttcaaaaaattatgttatactttcaaacttaaacttACTGCACTCAActcaaatattaataaaaaaaatattttcttaattgtttgaacacaatgttgtagtaatatttacgtataaaatattcgtttgcccgatttatcaatattaatatgactttattattcttatttttaaaatatttttttactaattatttaagttttttcttaccttataaataatttatatactttatataagattttattttgctgcttgaatttatttaatttttaaactcaatatatCTTTAATAACTtaagtaaattttaattttattttatattttaacttactccaatgtataaatagtcataggttatctcaattacgtctttctatattttttattttttccgattagaatttttaattaatttttacctccatatctctagctaatatagaaaaaaattatgggtgaatcaatatagatataaatatactaataaatataaatttaaatgtagatatatagattaaatttatctaagatctatttagattaagtataaaatttattaaactacttccattaattatgtttttatatataatttctaattattaatgttgtcctaaaattgccaagtgacttcattttagcttgccacttggcttaaccacaatgcatactactctccttttaatataatatatatagatatatagatagatatagattctACTCGTAAACTTTCCGGAAATACCTTGTTCCATAATTATTTCTACATCTTACAAATATCTTTGGAAGCTATAGTCATTCCTTCAGGCTATAATTTTTTTAGGCCCGGAGCTTCTTGAAATGTTTTTGAAATCTGGTTGTCTTGAATCATCTTCAACTAATACTTCTAGATGCTATCTTCATATGTCATATAGTCCCCCAGTGTTTGACTTGGAAAACATAAGGACTTAAACACTAATTCTCCACATAGATTTCCATATCTTCTTTCCTCGGTCCTACTCCTGAAAAAGAAATACATACTGGACTTGGATTTTCTGTGATGAAGATGATGCTTAGCCCTTCTAGTCAGACTTATTGTGACCTTGACTGGGAATAATTAATAATTCTGTGTCAATTCGGGTCTATTGTCATCCTTCGGTCCGGATGATGGTAGCTTAATTTGTAACGAACTAGGGAGATTGACTTAGTGGCAACAAACTAATCGTTCGTTTCACTTGTTCAATGACCAACCTTTCATCTTTTCCCTGTTCCTGCACATGCGAATGAGCTTCATAGAACAACCAAATTTTCTGGTACAAACATGCAATCATGGAAGTGTACTTGCAACATCAGGAGGGAAAAAAACAAGCAATCTAACAAAAAAAATTACCGATTATTTAGGTTGATAAAAGAGCATGAAATTCCATTTTATTAAAAGGTTAGGACAATACAACTACATTTCTCCTCCagagaaaattaaattattttgatgttttttgcCTGATTTGAAGCTTATGTTGGGTATGAACTTCATGCTCACATCAAAATCAAGCTTCAAGTTTTAGATATGCCTTTATGATTCCCATCATTTCACTCCCCGGAAACCGGCCAAGACAACCTCTTGCAGCTGCTATTTCACTGAACTTGTCAACAGAATCACCAGCAAGAAACTGAAGCTTCTTATTTTTGTATTCTTTGATCCTTGTATCAGTATCTAAGTCTTCGCCAGCCTGTACGGATGGAAGGGGAAATGGATCAAGGGAAATACCTGACAGGACAGATTCTCCACCCAAAGCACTCACAAAGTCTTTTAAACTACACAATGCAAATGGCACTGGTTCAAAGCTGTGATCTCCATATTCTACAGGCGTGGAGTGGTCTCCGGTGACACAAAGGTAGTAGCTGAATTTCCCCGTTGACTCTGCTTCCCAAAGAAGCCTAGCTAATTGTCCTATAGCATGATCAACAGCTTCCAGTCCTTTCACTTTGAATACACTCGCTTTATCATGACCTGCATCGTCAATTGCCTGCAAATCCAGTAATGAACATAGAACCATCAGCCTCACAAGAGAAACAAGAGAGAAGGAATAAGGACCAAAAAAGCATATGATCCTTTCCACAAGAAGCAGCATGAGAAAATTACTCTAAACTTGCTAAAACAATCAAATCTCCTATATGCTTTTGTTACTCCTAACGAAACTACTATGCTAAATATGGAATCTAAAAGAACATGATGAGGGGATAGATTAGCGAAATCCTCGCATGAGTTGTTACAAGAAAGTTGACTTTTGCCAACAATTGAAGCATCAAAAAGATAAAAAGATCTTTTCGAGCTCAGAACATATTGAGAATCAACCTTTGGGAGATACCTTAATGTGAAGGAACCCAAAATCATAGCCATCAAATCGACCAGGCTTGTGCTCATCTTCCCCGGGCACAAAAACATTCGGACAAGATTGCAAAGGTGCCGACAATGCCTTGGCTATGGCAGTTGCTTTTGATGTTAATAATGTCCTGTAGTCTCCTGTCGCTCCAGGAGCTTCCAGAATATCAATCCCGAGTGACAAACCCAAGCCCGCAATAATCTTGGTAGGAGCTACCATGCATGGCCAGAGACCATGTATCCTTTCAAATGGTGCAACCTACAACATATAACAAAATAGAACTAAGAACATAAGGCTTCAACCAGAAGAAACTGACTTTCTTCTTTCTAGCATGTCCAAAGCTGAATGGTTAGTGGCAATATCCCAagtaaattatcataacaatGCATGCAAAACtcccaccaaaaaaaaaaaacactcacAGACGCTAAAAACACACACTTCTTGTACCTCAATTCGAATGCCACACCCTCGTAAAAGAACCAGATTTGCAACATTCTTTCCTTCTGCTGCCCTTTTTGCATTCAACGGATGGGCAAGCAAAATGCGTGAAATTTCTTTAGACAGTTCATTGACAACTGCAGCTGTGTGTTTTGCTTCATCTGTATCATCAAGAGGCTGCGCTTGTAAAAGTAAGCGGTTGTCTTTCAATGGGTCAGTTCCTGATATATTTCCACTGAGTTTTGGTCCCTTGACAACCACTCCACATCTATGCTCCGTAGCATACCTAAAATAAACATTGGGTATTGCTCTTTTCTTCACTAATGGTTATTATGTAAAGCTCATATTCCAGATGCAGCAAACGAGCAACTATAATAAGAAACGCTTGCATACTATTTCAGTAGAGATAGCACACTACTGAGTAACAACAATTTCTCTCATAATAATATCTTTTGAGGAAACAAAATCAAGCCTAGTTGGCAGCAGACAGGAAAAAATACAACTAAATCCTGTTGGATAAGATATGATTATGCACATCAGCAACAAATAAAGGACAAAAAGTTCAAGAAAAGAGGCCATTTCTACCTGACTCTAATTTCATATTCGGGAAAAGAAGGCAACTTCATTCCATCTAATGCTGCACAAAGAATTGGCCCTTCTTCTTCAAAATGCCTATCAGCCCTCCTGCTAACGACTATTCCCGTTTCCTCATCCAGTGTAGCAAAGTTTGACTTGTATTGAAACGGTAAAAAATTAAGTCAAAGATGACACTCTCACCTCATATACAAAGAAAAGTACCAAAAAGTACAGTAAAATTTATCACAGTATAGGATCAACGGTTAGCAAATGACAGTATTGTGCATATATCTTGTTATTCATACTAGCATAGATGAGAAACAATTACTCAGACCAATGTCCCACTCCCAATAATGTCTCAGACATTGGTCCCTCTCAACCCCGGTGAAAGAGAAAAAGCAGAACAGATGACAATATTTGAGAAACCCTGTCATTAATTGCCACAAACACAATGTGCAAATAAGGTAGCCGAGGAGGAGATATGGTTATTGCTCGTAGTTCAAACAACAATGTATGTGAGGAAGCTCGCTATTTACTCAAAAGATATGTCGTGCCCTGTGGTTCTCTTCATTCTATCTACCAGTGaaattcttctctctttttttttttgcctacTAAGTTCAGGAATAGTTAACATAGGGAGAGAAGAATTAAGACATTACATTATCTATCCATATAGATATACCATTCGCACATACATATATAACAGCTCTAACACACAAAGAAAGGTGCATACCTTAAATGCAATATCCCCTGGTGACATTGCCAACCCGGCACCCATTGACTCAAATGCACCCCGACCTCGGTAATATACCCTAGGGTCATAGCCCAGCAAAGAAAGATGGGCCGTATCACTTCCACAACCCAAACCAACTTCAACGGGATCCATCAGGCCATTAACTCCGGCAGATGCTATGGCATCcaaatttggtattttggctGCTTGTAGCGAGGTTTTATAGCCAAATCTTGGGAGAGAGACATCTCCCAAACCATCAATAAGCACAAAGGCAACTCTTCGCTTCGGCTGCTCCAAGTTAACCATTCTTCTGTACAGCTAAGGCCTATTCACTGTCTTCCCTAAACAGGCACAGCCCAGAGCCTCAACTCATAAGTATCAAAAACCCTGTATGTAAAGAAAAGGAGTATATCAACTATCCTACT
Coding sequences:
- the LOC104219782 gene encoding uncharacterized protein — its product is MVNLEQPKRRVAFVLIDGLGDVSLPRFGYKTSLQAAKIPNLDAIASAGVNGLMDPVEVGLGCGSDTAHLSLLGYDPRVYYRGRGAFESMGAGLAMSPGDIAFKSNFATLDEETGIVVSRRADRHFEEEGPILCAALDGMKLPSFPEYEIRVRYATEHRCGVVVKGPKLSGNISGTDPLKDNRLLLQAQPLDDTDEAKHTAAVVNELSKEISRILLAHPLNAKRAAEGKNVANLVLLRGCGIRIEVAPFERIHGLWPCMVAPTKIIAGLGLSLGIDILEAPGATGDYRTLLTSKATAIAKALSAPLQSCPNVFVPGEDEHKPGRFDGYDFGFLHIKAIDDAGHDKASVFKVKGLEAVDHAIGQLARLLWEAESTGKFSYYLCVTGDHSTPVEYGDHSFEPVPFALCSLKDFVSALGGESVLSGISLDPFPLPSVQAGEDLDTDTRIKEYKNKKLQFLAGDSVDKFSEIAAARGCLGRFPGSEMMGIIKAYLKLEA